In Longimicrobium terrae, one DNA window encodes the following:
- a CDS encoding HEAT repeat domain-containing protein — MPLTRPTRPLLRAVRAAFAAAGTAALGACAGAGAGGAPAYGPRPLVNDVVRLLDVSEPSPAYYRDRARLEVLGPELDAVLIGLIEDVGADEAVRANAIVLLADRRAPGSMDILRRQLAASASDAVRAAAARGLQNFLPDSSGARNALRAAAGDPAAVVRLVVLQRLDVEDAPLVRAILPREENAQVRTIAQQLLTLLEARGASLAMDERGDLRTTGPVDGPRIVFHATWADSVARLQAGALWVEMPRAQLVPLGQQVEVVAGIVPGFFDPTRSVVVYEADREIHMRDLRTGTTRAMGRGVAPRVVPFTEEFVFVREVLGARTVEGEGRVRIEYEVLRSSFSGEEPRVIGRLMATARTEVRGGASPVRWMVVGEARDGFMLRGPGITPFSLPGTMDQDAGRP, encoded by the coding sequence ATGCCGCTGACCCGTCCCACCCGCCCGCTGCTTCGCGCCGTCCGGGCCGCCTTTGCGGCGGCCGGGACGGCGGCGTTGGGCGCGTGCGCCGGGGCCGGGGCCGGGGGCGCGCCGGCGTACGGTCCGCGGCCGCTGGTAAACGACGTGGTGCGGCTGCTGGACGTGTCCGAGCCGTCGCCGGCGTACTACCGGGACCGCGCGCGGCTGGAGGTGCTGGGGCCGGAGCTGGACGCGGTACTCATCGGCCTGATCGAGGACGTGGGCGCGGACGAGGCGGTGCGCGCGAACGCCATCGTCCTCCTGGCGGACCGCCGCGCGCCGGGGTCCATGGACATCCTGCGCCGCCAGTTGGCCGCGAGCGCGTCGGACGCGGTTCGCGCCGCCGCCGCGCGCGGGCTGCAGAACTTTCTTCCCGACTCGTCCGGAGCACGCAACGCGCTGCGCGCCGCCGCGGGCGATCCGGCCGCCGTGGTGCGCCTGGTCGTCCTGCAGCGGCTGGACGTGGAGGACGCGCCGCTGGTGCGAGCCATTCTGCCGCGGGAAGAAAACGCGCAGGTGCGCACCATCGCCCAGCAGCTGCTGACCCTGCTGGAGGCGCGGGGCGCGTCGCTGGCCATGGACGAGCGCGGCGACCTGCGCACCACAGGCCCCGTGGACGGGCCGCGCATCGTGTTTCACGCCACTTGGGCCGATTCCGTGGCGCGGCTTCAGGCCGGCGCGCTCTGGGTGGAGATGCCCCGCGCGCAGCTGGTGCCGCTGGGCCAGCAGGTGGAGGTCGTCGCGGGGATCGTTCCCGGCTTCTTCGATCCCACGCGTTCCGTGGTCGTCTACGAGGCGGACCGCGAAATCCACATGCGCGACCTGCGGACGGGGACCACGCGGGCGATGGGGCGCGGGGTGGCGCCGCGCGTGGTGCCATTCACCGAGGAGTTCGTCTTCGTGCGCGAGGTGCTGGGCGCGCGCACGGTGGAGGGCGAGGGGCGCGTGCGCATCGAATACGAGGTGCTGCGCTCCTCCTTCAGCGGCGAGGAGCCGCGGGTGATCGGCCGGCTGATGGCCACGGCGCGCACGGAGGTGCGGGGCGGGGCGTCGCCGGTGCGGTGGATGGTGGTGGGCGAGGCGCGCGACGGCTTCATGCTGCGCGGGCCGGGGATCACCCCGTTCTCCCTCCCGGGGACGATGGATCAGGACGCGGGGCGCCCCTGA